The Macaca fascicularis isolate 582-1 chromosome 11, T2T-MFA8v1.1 genome includes a region encoding these proteins:
- the IGFBP6 gene encoding insulin-like growth factor-binding protein 6, giving the protein MTPYRLLPPLLLLALLLAASPGGALARCPGCGQGVQAGCPGGCVEEEDGGSPAQGCAEAESCLRREGQECGVYTPNCALGLQCHPPEDDEAPLRALLLGRGRCLPARAPAVAEENPKESKLQAGTGRPQDANRRNQQKNPGTSTTPSQPNSAGVQDTEMGPCRRHLDSVLQQLQTEVYRGAQTLYVPNCDHRGFYRKRQCRSSQGQRRGPCWCVDRMGKPLPGSPDGNGSSSCPTGSSG; this is encoded by the exons ATGACTCCCTACAGGCTGCtgccgccgctgctgctgctaGCTCTGCTGCTCGCTGCCAGCCCAGGAGGCGCCTTGGCGCGGTGCCCAGGCTGCGGGCAAGGGGTGCAAGCGGGTTGTCCAGGGGGCTGCGTGGAGGAAGAGGATGGGGGGTCGCCAGCGCAGGGCTGCGCGGAAGCTGAGAGCTGTCTcaggagggaggggcaggagtgCGGGGTCTACACCCCTAACTGCGCCCTAGGACTGCAGTGCCATCCGCCCGAGGACGACGAGGCGCCTTTGCGGGCGCTGCTGCTCGGCCGAGGCCGCTGCCTTCCGGCCCGCGCGCCCGCGG TTGCAGAGGAGAATCCTAAGGAGAGTAAACTCCAAGCAGGCACTGGCCGCCCACAGGATGCGAACCGCAGAAACCAACAGAAGAATCCAGGCACCTCTACCACACCCTCCCAGCCCAATTCTGCAGGTGTCCAAGACACCGAGATG ggcCCATGCCGTAGACATCTGGACTCAGTGCTGCAGCAACTCCAGACTGAGGTCTACCGAGGGGCTCAAACGCTCTACGTGCCCAATTGTGACCATCGAGGCTTCTACCGGAAGCGACAG TGCCGCTCCTCCCAGGGGCAGCGCCGAGGTCCCTGTTGGTGTGTGGATCGTATGGGCAAGCCCCTGCCAGGGTCTCCAGAT